A portion of the Sulfuriferula sp. AH1 genome contains these proteins:
- a CDS encoding HPP family protein, translating into MLRKLLDLAGVDFTPISHGERWISISGAFFGILLVYLCSSYFLHGQDVPLVVASMGASAVLLFAVPHGALSQPWALVGGQLISALIGVTCSELIPQVWLAVPVAVALAVGAMHYLRCIHPPGGATALVAAMGGPELHALGYGFVLEPVLLNVLVILVVAVVFSWMFPWRRYPAFLSEDKVETPSEIITAYPAISHEDFVYALSQIDSFIDVNEHDLMRIYQLATKHHTLGNELASTSPKKHGCS; encoded by the coding sequence ATGTTGCGAAAATTATTAGATCTTGCCGGTGTGGATTTCACCCCGATCAGTCACGGGGAACGCTGGATTTCCATCAGTGGGGCGTTTTTCGGGATATTGCTGGTTTATCTGTGTTCGAGTTATTTCCTGCATGGGCAGGATGTACCGCTGGTGGTGGCTTCGATGGGGGCGTCGGCGGTGCTGCTGTTCGCGGTGCCCCACGGTGCATTGTCGCAGCCCTGGGCGCTGGTTGGCGGTCAGCTGATCTCTGCGCTGATCGGCGTGACCTGCAGCGAACTGATTCCGCAGGTGTGGCTGGCAGTGCCGGTGGCGGTGGCTCTGGCAGTGGGTGCGATGCACTATCTGCGCTGTATCCATCCCCCCGGCGGCGCCACGGCACTGGTCGCAGCGATGGGCGGCCCCGAACTGCATGCGCTCGGTTACGGATTTGTGCTGGAGCCGGTGCTGCTGAATGTCCTGGTTATTCTGGTTGTGGCAGTGGTGTTCAGCTGGATGTTCCCGTGGCGTCGTTATCCGGCATTTCTCTCCGAGGACAAGGTGGAAACGCCCAGTGAAATCATTACGGCCTATCCTGCCATTTCGCATGAGGATTTCGTCTATGCGTTAAGTCAAATCGACTCGTTCATAGACGTCAATGAACACGATTTGATGCGCATCTACCAGCTCGCTACCAAGCATCACACATTGGGTAACGAACTGGCCTCTACTTCTCCCAAAAAGCACGGCTGTTCCTGA
- the gcvA gene encoding transcriptional regulator GcvA, whose protein sequence is MMRRLPSLNALRAFESVARHLSFARAAEELHVTPAAVSQLVKQLEVHLGMNLFKRGKTLTLSASAHAALPLITEAFDRLERAVGQMRTDNDSSTLVVSAPPAFAARWLIPRLEDFQTRYPDIELRLLATRRMVDFALEDVDVAIRFGAGSYAGLFSERIMPETIVPVAAPALAASINTPADLLQCTLLQDDAYELDPAFPDWDTWLAALNVTRKMPLRIRHFSDVNLVIQAAASGLGVALAWRSLVADELRSGRLMPLLDTTLPTDRAYHLVTLNHRLTFNKVLAFRQWLQAQALPQFP, encoded by the coding sequence ATGATGCGACGATTACCTTCATTGAATGCGCTGCGTGCTTTTGAGTCCGTGGCCCGGCATCTTTCATTTGCGCGTGCGGCTGAAGAGCTGCACGTAACGCCAGCGGCGGTGAGCCAGCTTGTCAAGCAACTGGAAGTGCATCTGGGTATGAATCTGTTCAAACGCGGCAAGACGCTGACGCTCAGTGCATCAGCCCATGCTGCCCTGCCGCTGATTACCGAAGCCTTCGACCGCCTGGAACGGGCGGTCGGACAAATGCGTACCGATAACGACAGCAGCACATTGGTAGTGTCTGCGCCACCGGCATTCGCTGCGCGCTGGCTGATACCGCGGCTTGAGGATTTCCAGACGCGTTATCCGGATATCGAACTGCGTTTGCTCGCGACGCGGCGTATGGTCGATTTCGCACTGGAGGACGTCGATGTGGCGATACGCTTCGGTGCCGGGTCTTATGCCGGCTTGTTCAGCGAGCGCATCATGCCGGAAACGATAGTGCCGGTAGCGGCGCCCGCATTGGCGGCGAGTATTAACACACCGGCCGATTTGCTGCAGTGCACCTTGCTGCAGGATGATGCTTACGAACTGGATCCGGCTTTCCCCGATTGGGACACCTGGCTGGCGGCGCTGAACGTTACGCGCAAGATGCCTTTGCGCATACGCCATTTCAGTGATGTCAATCTGGTGATTCAGGCTGCCGCAAGCGGGCTGGGCGTGGCTCTGGCCTGGCGCAGTCTGGTGGCAGACGAGCTGCGGAGCGGCAGATTGATGCCCTTGCTGGATACGACGCTGCCGACCGATCGGGCTTATCATCTGGTAACGCTCAACCATCGTCTGACCTTCAACAAGGTGCTTGCCTTCCGGCAATGGCTGCAGGCTCAGGCTCTGCCGCAGTTCCCATGA
- a CDS encoding DMT family transporter: protein MKTNSVYLLVVVSTLFWGANFALAGPILHDMAPLWAAAMRFTLGALIMIAFVSWRGENLIAPIRRHAGVYLLIGAIGIGGFNLLFFFALQTTSAGNAALIMATNPLMTTLLAAVVLGERPSGRLLLSLPLALSGVFVVVSGGDLTRVTHLHDVRGDLLMLGANIAWAFYNVLSRSIMPKLPALTNTTLVMSAGALLLLTAAVGSGEPLSLPGWHAGIAMALMVVGGTVLAYLFWNTGIARLGAGRTALFLNLVPVFAMLVAAIMGTMPTAVQIIGGLMVIGGVSLAMLPRGRNGKSAAA from the coding sequence ATGAAGACCAACTCCGTATATCTGCTCGTTGTCGTATCGACGCTATTCTGGGGCGCCAATTTTGCGCTGGCCGGACCGATACTGCATGACATGGCTCCGCTCTGGGCTGCCGCGATGCGTTTTACGCTGGGCGCGCTCATCATGATCGCTTTCGTCAGCTGGCGCGGCGAGAACCTCATCGCGCCGATCCGCCGTCACGCTGGCGTGTATTTATTGATCGGCGCCATCGGCATCGGCGGCTTCAATCTGCTGTTCTTCTTTGCGCTGCAAACCACTTCGGCGGGCAATGCCGCGCTGATCATGGCAACCAATCCGCTGATGACTACCCTGCTCGCCGCCGTTGTGCTGGGCGAACGTCCGAGCGGGCGCTTGCTGCTGTCACTGCCGCTGGCGCTATCGGGAGTATTTGTCGTGGTTTCAGGCGGTGACCTGACGCGGGTGACGCATTTGCATGATGTGCGCGGTGACCTGCTGATGCTCGGTGCCAATATTGCCTGGGCGTTTTACAATGTGCTCAGCCGCAGCATCATGCCCAAACTGCCGGCACTGACCAACACCACTCTGGTCATGTCAGCCGGCGCGCTGCTGTTGCTGACGGCCGCGGTCGGCAGCGGCGAGCCGCTAAGCCTGCCCGGCTGGCATGCAGGCATAGCGATGGCGCTCATGGTAGTAGGCGGCACCGTGCTCGCTTACCTGTTCTGGAATACCGGAATCGCCCGCCTCGGTGCCGGACGTACCGCACTATTCCTGAATCTGGTACCGGTATTCGCCATGCTGGTCGCCGCCATCATGGGAACCATGCCTACTGCGGTACAGATCATCGGCGGGCTGATGGTCATCGGCGGCGTCAGCCTGGCAATGCTGCCACGCGGCAGGAACGGCAAATCCGCTGCTGCCTGA
- the apbC gene encoding iron-sulfur cluster carrier protein ApbC: MAISELQVQTALKTAIDPNTHKDFVTSKTVRNIQINGNDVSLDVMLGYPAQSQTAIISQIVTDALKTITGIGRISVNVSFKIVSHSVQRGVKLIPNVKNIIAVASGKGGVGKSTTAVNLALALAAEGAKVGMLDADIYGPSQPTMLGVQGRPESRDGKSLEPMEAHGLQIMSIGFLIDAETPMVWRGPMVTQALEQLLNDTRWRDLDYLVVDLPPGTGDIQLTLAQRVPVTGAVIVTTPQDIALIDARKGFKMFEKVGIPIFGIVENMSIHICSKCGHEEHIFGEGGGEKMSSDYEVEFLGALPLDIRIRQEADAGAPTVVTAPDSRISEIYKQIARRVAVKVAEQAQDHSNAFPKIVIQNT, from the coding sequence ATGGCTATCTCGGAATTACAAGTACAAACCGCATTAAAGACCGCAATCGATCCGAATACCCACAAGGATTTCGTTACCAGCAAAACCGTTCGCAACATCCAGATCAATGGCAACGATGTGTCGCTGGATGTGATGCTGGGCTACCCGGCGCAAAGCCAGACGGCGATCATCAGCCAGATCGTGACCGATGCGCTGAAGACCATTACCGGTATCGGGCGCATCAGCGTCAATGTCAGCTTCAAGATCGTGTCGCACAGCGTGCAGCGCGGCGTGAAGCTGATCCCGAATGTGAAAAACATCATCGCCGTCGCTTCCGGCAAGGGCGGCGTCGGCAAATCCACCACAGCGGTGAATCTGGCATTGGCGCTGGCCGCCGAAGGCGCGAAGGTGGGCATGCTCGACGCCGACATCTACGGCCCTTCGCAGCCCACCATGCTGGGTGTGCAAGGCCGCCCGGAATCACGTGACGGCAAGAGTCTGGAGCCGATGGAAGCGCACGGCTTGCAGATCATGTCGATCGGCTTCCTGATCGACGCCGAGACCCCGATGGTGTGGCGCGGCCCGATGGTGACGCAGGCGCTGGAGCAGTTGCTGAACGATACACGCTGGCGCGATCTGGATTATCTGGTAGTCGATTTGCCACCGGGCACCGGCGATATCCAGCTGACCCTGGCGCAGCGCGTGCCGGTGACCGGTGCGGTGATCGTCACCACTCCGCAGGACATCGCGCTGATCGATGCGCGCAAGGGCTTCAAGATGTTCGAGAAAGTCGGCATTCCTATCTTCGGTATCGTCGAGAACATGAGCATCCATATCTGCAGCAAGTGCGGCCATGAAGAGCATATCTTCGGCGAAGGCGGCGGCGAGAAGATGTCCAGCGATTACGAAGTCGAATTCCTCGGCGCATTGCCGCTGGATATCCGTATCCGTCAGGAAGCCGATGCCGGCGCGCCTACGGTGGTGACTGCGCCGGATAGCCGTATCTCCGAGATTTACAAACAGATCGCCCGCCGCGTTGCCGTCAAAGTCGCCGAACAGGCGCAGGACCACAGCAATGCCTTCCCTAAAATCGTGATTCAGAACACCTGA
- a CDS encoding arginine/lysine/ornithine decarboxylase, giving the protein MKFRFPIVVIDEDYRSDNASGLGIRALAKALEDEGSEVLGVTSYGDLSSFAQQQSRASAFILSIDDEEFSSPVAADQAVAQLRSFVEEIRFRNSEIPIFLYGETRTSRHIPNDVLKELHGFIHMFEDTPEFVARHILRETKTYLDSLAPPFFRALTHYASDGSYSWHCPGHSGGVAFLKSPVGQMFHQFFGENMLRADVCNAVEELGQLLDHTGPVAASERNAARIFSADHLFFVTNGTSTSNKIVWHSTVAPDDIVVVDRNCHKSILHAIIMTGAIPVFLTPTRNHYGIIGPIPLDEFKPENIQKKIDANPFARGAKTKPRVLTITQSTYDGVLYNVETIKSMLDGEIDTLHFDEAWLPHATFHDFYHGMHAIGRDRPHCKESMLFSTQSTHKMLAGLSQASQILVQDSETRKLDRDVFNEAFLMHTSTSPQYAIIASCDVAAAMMEPPGGTALVEESIMEALDFRRAMRKVDEEFGDSWWFKVWGPDHLAEEGMGESDDWVLRANERWHGFGDLASGFNMLDPIKSTIITPGLDVDGDFADSGMPAAIVTKYLAEHGVIVEKTGLYSFFIMFTIGITKGRWNTMLTALQQFKDEYDRNQPLWRVLPEFVAKYPRYERMGLKDLCDAIHGIYKANDIARLTTEMYLSNMEPAMKPTDAFAKMAHREIDRVEIDKLEGRITSVLLTPYPPGIPLLIPGERFNATIVRYLKFARDFNERFPGFETDIHGLVKAEVEGKAVYYVDCVR; this is encoded by the coding sequence ATGAAATTCCGTTTTCCTATCGTCGTGATAGATGAGGATTACCGTTCCGATAATGCCAGCGGGCTGGGTATCCGTGCGCTCGCCAAGGCGCTGGAGGATGAAGGCAGCGAAGTGCTGGGTGTCACCAGCTATGGCGATCTGTCCAGTTTCGCGCAACAGCAGAGCCGTGCTTCGGCGTTTATTCTGTCGATAGACGACGAGGAATTCTCGTCGCCGGTCGCCGCCGACCAGGCAGTCGCGCAATTGCGCAGTTTCGTCGAGGAAATCCGCTTTCGCAACAGCGAGATCCCGATTTTCCTGTACGGCGAGACGCGCACCTCGCGCCATATCCCCAACGATGTGTTGAAGGAGCTGCATGGCTTCATTCACATGTTCGAGGATACGCCCGAGTTCGTCGCCCGCCACATCCTGCGCGAGACCAAAACCTATCTGGATTCGCTGGCACCGCCGTTCTTCCGCGCGCTGACCCATTACGCGTCGGACGGCTCCTATTCCTGGCACTGCCCCGGTCACTCCGGCGGCGTGGCGTTCCTGAAAAGCCCGGTGGGGCAGATGTTCCACCAGTTCTTCGGCGAGAACATGCTGCGTGCCGACGTCTGCAACGCGGTGGAAGAGCTGGGCCAACTGCTGGATCACACCGGGCCGGTGGCGGCTTCCGAACGCAATGCTGCGCGCATTTTCAGCGCCGACCATCTGTTTTTCGTCACCAACGGTACATCGACTTCCAACAAGATCGTCTGGCATTCGACCGTGGCGCCGGATGATATCGTGGTGGTGGACCGCAACTGCCATAAATCGATACTGCATGCGATCATCATGACCGGCGCGATACCGGTGTTCCTGACCCCGACCCGCAACCACTACGGCATTATCGGGCCGATTCCGCTGGATGAATTCAAGCCGGAAAACATCCAGAAGAAAATCGATGCCAATCCGTTTGCGCGCGGCGCCAAGACCAAGCCGCGGGTGCTGACCATCACCCAGAGCACATACGACGGCGTGCTGTATAACGTCGAAACAATCAAGTCCATGCTCGACGGCGAAATCGATACGCTGCATTTCGATGAAGCGTGGCTGCCGCATGCGACTTTCCATGACTTCTATCACGGCATGCACGCCATCGGCCGCGATCGTCCGCACTGCAAGGAATCCATGTTGTTTTCCACGCAGTCCACCCACAAGATGCTGGCGGGGCTGTCGCAGGCTTCGCAAATCCTGGTACAGGATTCCGAAACCCGAAAACTGGATCGCGACGTATTCAACGAAGCGTTCCTGATGCACACCTCCACCAGTCCGCAATACGCCATCATCGCTTCGTGTGACGTGGCGGCGGCGATGATGGAGCCGCCCGGCGGCACTGCGCTGGTGGAAGAATCGATCATGGAAGCGCTGGATTTTCGCCGCGCCATGCGCAAGGTGGACGAGGAGTTCGGCGATTCATGGTGGTTCAAGGTATGGGGTCCGGATCATCTGGCCGAAGAAGGCATGGGCGAAAGCGACGACTGGGTGCTGCGTGCCAACGAGCGCTGGCACGGTTTCGGCGACCTGGCATCGGGCTTTAACATGCTCGATCCGATCAAGTCCACCATCATCACCCCCGGGCTGGATGTCGACGGTGACTTTGCTGACAGCGGCATGCCGGCTGCCATCGTTACCAAATACCTGGCCGAGCACGGCGTGATCGTGGAGAAAACCGGCCTGTATTCGTTCTTCATCATGTTCACCATCGGCATCACCAAGGGCCGCTGGAACACTATGCTGACCGCGTTGCAGCAGTTCAAGGACGAATACGACCGCAACCAGCCTTTGTGGCGCGTGCTGCCGGAATTCGTCGCCAAATATCCGCGCTACGAGCGCATGGGCCTGAAAGACCTGTGCGACGCGATTCACGGCATCTACAAGGCGAACGACATTGCGCGTCTGACCACCGAGATGTATCTGTCCAATATGGAGCCGGCGATGAAACCGACCGATGCGTTCGCCAAGATGGCGCACCGCGAGATCGACCGCGTGGAAATCGACAAGCTCGAAGGCCGCATCACCAGCGTGCTGCTGACCCCATATCCGCCGGGTATCCCATTGCTGATCCCGGGCGAGCGTTTCAATGCTACCATCGTGCGTTATCTCAAGTTCGCCCGCGATTTCAACGAGCGTTTCCCGGGTTTCGAGACTGACATACACGGTCTGGTGAAGGCGGAAGTTGAGGGTAAGGCTGTTTATTATGTGGACTGCGTGCGCTGA
- a CDS encoding MoxR family ATPase — protein sequence MLNQPKIIALRHSLENAIVGQAALLDRLVIGLLTGGHILLEGLPGLAKTTAVKALSSSVHASFQRIQFTPDLLPGDLTGTDIYNPQAGSFCFVEGPLFHEIILADEINRAPAKVQSALLEAMQEHQITVGGVTRALPPLFMVMATQNPLEQSGTYPLPEAQLDRFLLHVELDYPTAEEELLILQRDRTARTGDAAPASGMDVHTVLAAREEVKQVHLSNELERYIVALVGATRNVGQYLPQLADMIEVGASPRASLAIAHAASAHAYLQGRDYVIPDDILAVAPDCLRHRIILSFNARMEKLSRNELIQALLDAVPVP from the coding sequence ATGCTGAATCAGCCCAAAATCATCGCGCTGCGCCACTCTCTGGAAAACGCCATCGTCGGTCAGGCCGCGCTGCTGGACAGGCTGGTGATCGGCCTGCTGACAGGTGGGCATATCCTGCTGGAAGGCTTGCCCGGTCTGGCGAAAACCACTGCGGTCAAAGCACTGAGCAGCAGCGTGCACGCCAGCTTTCAGCGCATCCAGTTTACCCCCGACCTGCTCCCCGGCGACCTGACCGGCACCGACATTTACAACCCGCAGGCAGGCAGCTTCTGCTTTGTCGAAGGGCCGCTGTTCCACGAGATCATCCTGGCCGACGAGATCAACCGCGCGCCGGCCAAAGTGCAGTCGGCATTGCTCGAAGCCATGCAGGAACACCAGATCACCGTCGGCGGCGTAACCCGCGCGTTACCGCCGCTGTTCATGGTGATGGCCACGCAGAATCCGCTGGAGCAATCGGGCACCTACCCGTTGCCGGAAGCGCAGCTCGACCGATTCCTGCTGCATGTGGAGCTGGATTACCCCACGGCGGAAGAAGAACTGCTGATACTGCAGCGCGACCGCACAGCCCGGACAGGCGATGCAGCGCCTGCGTCCGGCATGGACGTTCATACCGTGCTGGCGGCACGCGAAGAAGTGAAACAGGTGCATCTAAGCAACGAACTGGAACGCTACATCGTGGCGCTGGTCGGCGCCACCCGCAACGTCGGACAGTACCTGCCGCAGCTGGCGGACATGATCGAGGTCGGCGCCAGCCCGCGCGCGTCGCTCGCCATTGCCCACGCGGCCTCTGCGCACGCCTATTTGCAGGGCCGGGATTATGTCATTCCCGACGACATCCTCGCCGTGGCCCCCGACTGTCTGCGCCACCGCATCATCCTCAGTTTCAATGCGCGCATGGAGAAGCTCTCCCGTAACGAGCTGATTCAGGCCCTGCTGGATGCCGTACCGGTACCCTGA
- a CDS encoding MarR family transcriptional regulator encodes MQFLISKKLQELMNEQLQPYGINDTIWTALIMLYSSTDRYIYPSDLSHIVASSRTNITRFADEMVKKGWVSRKGHETDRRKVVLTLTESGIALVEAVMPKQWAVYQALWQNFSADEKNQMQAMQYKLLDSISSLIGLPEPVITGMASTDNLK; translated from the coding sequence ATGCAGTTTCTTATCTCCAAGAAATTGCAGGAATTGATGAACGAGCAATTGCAGCCTTACGGTATTAACGACACGATCTGGACTGCGCTGATCATGCTGTATTCCAGTACGGACCGTTATATTTATCCAAGCGACCTGAGTCATATCGTCGCTTCATCGCGCACCAATATCACGCGTTTTGCTGATGAAATGGTGAAAAAAGGCTGGGTGAGCAGGAAAGGTCACGAGACTGACCGGCGCAAGGTGGTATTGACTCTGACCGAGTCCGGGATCGCGCTGGTTGAAGCCGTCATGCCCAAGCAATGGGCTGTGTATCAGGCGCTGTGGCAGAATTTCAGTGCCGATGAAAAGAATCAGATGCAAGCCATGCAGTACAAGTTGTTAGATTCGATATCCAGCCTGATTGGCTTGCCGGAACCTGTTATCACAGGCATGGCCAGTACGGATAACCTTAAATAA
- the dcd gene encoding dCTP deaminase, whose product MSIKADKWIRKMAEQHGMIEPFEPGQVREVNGNKIVSYGTSSYGYDIRCANEFKLFTNINSTIVDPKNFDPNSFVDVVGDSCIIPPNSFALARTVEYFRIPRNVLTICLGKSTYARCGIIVNVTPFEPEWEGYVTLEFSNTTPLPARIYANEGVAQVLFFESDEVCETSYRDRGGKYQGQSGVTLPSM is encoded by the coding sequence ATGAGCATTAAAGCCGATAAGTGGATACGTAAAATGGCGGAGCAACACGGCATGATCGAGCCGTTTGAGCCGGGCCAGGTACGCGAGGTCAATGGCAACAAGATCGTGTCCTACGGCACATCGAGTTACGGTTACGATATCCGTTGCGCCAACGAATTCAAATTGTTCACCAACATCAATTCCACGATCGTGGATCCGAAGAACTTCGACCCGAATTCCTTCGTGGACGTGGTCGGCGATTCCTGCATCATTCCGCCGAATTCGTTTGCGCTGGCGCGTACGGTCGAATATTTCCGCATTCCGCGTAACGTGCTGACGATCTGTCTGGGCAAATCCACTTATGCGCGCTGCGGCATCATCGTCAATGTCACGCCGTTTGAGCCGGAATGGGAAGGCTACGTTACACTCGAGTTCTCCAATACTACGCCGCTGCCTGCACGTATTTATGCCAATGAAGGCGTAGCGCAGGTGCTGTTCTTCGAGAGTGACGAGGTATGCGAAACCTCGTACCGCGATCGCGGCGGCAAATATCAGGGACAAAGCGGTGTCACATTACCGTCCATGTAG
- a CDS encoding RNA pyrophosphohydrolase yields MIDKDGYRPNVGIILCNSRNEVFWGKRIRQHSWQFPQGGINQGENPEQAMYRELMEEVGLEPQHVRILGRTRNWLRYDVPRHWSRRDCRSHYRGQKQIWFLLRLTGRDCDVCLRASTHPEFDAWRWNDYWVAMETVVEFKREVYRAALSELSHYLERDHAHRQGAPREHEITLQVSE; encoded by the coding sequence ATGATCGACAAGGATGGGTATCGCCCCAATGTCGGCATCATTCTTTGCAACTCCCGAAATGAAGTGTTTTGGGGCAAACGGATACGGCAACACTCTTGGCAGTTCCCGCAGGGCGGCATCAACCAAGGCGAAAACCCGGAGCAGGCGATGTACCGGGAATTGATGGAAGAAGTCGGTCTGGAACCGCAGCATGTGCGGATTTTAGGGCGTACACGAAACTGGCTGCGCTACGATGTGCCGCGTCACTGGTCGCGCCGTGATTGCCGCAGCCATTATCGCGGACAGAAGCAGATATGGTTTCTGTTGCGCCTGACGGGCCGGGATTGCGATGTGTGCTTGCGCGCATCGACGCATCCGGAGTTTGATGCTTGGCGTTGGAATGATTACTGGGTAGCGATGGAAACGGTGGTGGAATTCAAGCGCGAGGTTTATCGCGCAGCGCTGTCCGAGCTGTCGCATTATTTGGAACGCGATCACGCGCATCGTCAGGGTGCGCCGCGCGAGCACGAGATTACCCTGCAAGTGAGTGAATAA
- a CDS encoding efflux transporter outer membrane subunit, translating to MKARNMTRYSDSARLIPRLNSLMLVAGTLSLFGCASVGPDFKQPAPPATKAYTAQNLPAQTASAPDTLMGGAQHFVEGKAVSSTWWQNFGSGKLNAYIDQALRNSPSLESAQATLRQAQQTYAAQAGSARYPQVNAKLGAQRQGTNNAGMGLTGGDRVFELYNAGVTVSYNLDLFGGNRRLLESYAAQADYQHFQLEGARLTLAANVVTAAMMQAQYGVQINASEAILAAQQKQLDIARQRLKLGGIARGEVLTLQTQVEQTRASIPSLRNKLDQTNHLLAVLAGQAPGAAQVPQFTLADFSLPGELPIVIPSELVRQRPDIQASEALLHAASAQYGVAIANGYPQINLSANLGSQALAASNLFGAGTMIWGLAGQLAQPLFNAGLKAGVRSAEAGFDAAAANYRQTVLQALRNVADVLRALDNDAQTLQAQAAADAAAQGALDLMQQQYQLGGASYLQLLTAQQQAQQTRINLIAAQTQRLTNTAALYQAMGGGWNAGATQPEPARPAATSKASGPANEEALTFYTNIPFESQLLHGVLL from the coding sequence ATGAAGGCCCGTAATATGACGCGTTATTCAGACTCTGCAAGATTGATTCCCCGGCTCAATAGCCTGATGCTGGTGGCCGGTACGCTATCACTGTTCGGTTGTGCCAGCGTAGGACCCGATTTCAAACAGCCAGCGCCTCCAGCGACCAAAGCTTATACCGCGCAAAACCTGCCGGCGCAAACCGCCTCTGCACCCGACACATTGATGGGCGGAGCGCAGCATTTCGTGGAGGGAAAAGCGGTGTCATCCACGTGGTGGCAGAACTTCGGTTCCGGCAAGCTCAATGCCTACATTGACCAGGCGCTGCGTAACAGTCCTTCGCTGGAATCGGCGCAAGCCACATTACGCCAGGCGCAGCAGACCTACGCAGCGCAAGCGGGTTCCGCCCGGTATCCGCAGGTCAATGCCAAACTGGGCGCGCAACGGCAGGGTACCAATAATGCCGGCATGGGCCTGACAGGCGGCGATCGGGTATTCGAGCTTTATAACGCCGGGGTGACGGTCAGCTACAATCTCGACCTGTTCGGCGGTAACCGGCGCTTGCTGGAAAGTTATGCCGCCCAGGCCGATTACCAGCATTTCCAACTCGAAGGCGCGCGACTGACGCTGGCTGCGAACGTGGTCACCGCGGCGATGATGCAGGCGCAATACGGCGTACAGATCAATGCCAGCGAGGCAATACTGGCAGCCCAGCAGAAGCAGCTGGACATCGCGCGGCAACGCCTGAAACTCGGCGGCATCGCGCGTGGCGAAGTACTGACCTTGCAGACCCAGGTCGAGCAGACGCGCGCCAGCATTCCGTCCTTGCGCAACAAGCTCGATCAGACCAATCATTTGCTCGCCGTCCTGGCAGGACAGGCCCCGGGCGCAGCACAAGTGCCGCAATTCACTTTGGCGGATTTCAGTTTGCCGGGCGAGCTGCCTATCGTCATTCCTTCCGAACTGGTGCGCCAGCGCCCCGATATCCAGGCTTCGGAAGCCTTGCTGCATGCGGCAAGCGCACAGTATGGCGTGGCGATAGCCAACGGTTACCCGCAAATCAATCTGTCGGCAAATCTGGGTTCGCAGGCGCTGGCGGCATCCAATCTGTTTGGTGCCGGCACCATGATCTGGGGATTGGCCGGACAACTGGCACAGCCGTTATTCAATGCGGGTCTCAAGGCTGGCGTGAGGTCAGCCGAGGCGGGATTCGATGCGGCGGCAGCCAATTACCGTCAGACCGTGTTGCAAGCGCTGCGCAACGTCGCAGACGTATTGCGCGCGCTGGATAACGACGCGCAGACCTTGCAGGCGCAAGCCGCTGCCGATGCCGCCGCGCAGGGAGCGCTTGACCTGATGCAGCAGCAATACCAGCTGGGTGGAGCCAGCTATCTGCAATTGCTCACCGCGCAGCAGCAGGCGCAGCAAACGCGCATCAACCTGATTGCCGCGCAGACTCAGCGTCTGACCAATACCGCAGCGCTCTATCAAGCCATGGGTGGCGGCTGGAACGCCGGTGCTACGCAGCCTGAACCAGCCA